The following is a genomic window from Amyelois transitella isolate CPQ chromosome 23, ilAmyTran1.1, whole genome shotgun sequence.
taaatatttatttaaaaatatagtatcgttgggtttgtatctaacacaagtctcgaacttacttcgaggctgactcaatctgtgtaatctgtcccgtatatatttacttatttacatacatacatataatcacgcctttatcccttgcgaagtagacagagccaacagtaaaaaggctgataggcttCGTTCAGctgatggcttaatgatagatttgagattcaaatagtgacaggatgttagccgatcgcctaaagaagaatccctatcccttagtggccttttaagTCATccatggaatggtcctattcttttttctattgatgcctgggaaccacacggcacttatatttacttatttataacagtTGAAACTCCGCCGGTGATATCGTTCGTGTTCTATCTGTTCGTCGTGATGTTGCTATGTCTACAACTTCTCTTCGCCGCCATATCAGCACTGCTGGCCATCATCAACGCGACCAAGAATCCAACTGAACCCATTTTTGGACTGCCGGGTGAACAAAAtcttgaatagaatagaatacatttattttcaaaattgtataggtacaaggtattacttattgacgtcacatcactttaatctaattgtaactaccaacgctttcaaagcgcatgtgtagaaaagccgcggaacaaactacactgcagcaggatttcaattaacaaatatagatctcttaaatctaaatggtggacgaatgcacattgtcttcattaaaaaacatgaattaatgtaaaactaacgatttcaatacgaattatttcgtcaaattctcatttaattatatatcccgccctgtctaccccgcaaaggaaatAGACGagatgtttatgtatgtatgtataacgaAGAGTCCTTGAGAAATATCCGTTTAGCAATCAGACCTTAACTCCTTTTCATTACACTCTCCTACTCAAAGTCTCTTGCACGTATCGTTTTAGATTTCCATATGTTTCAAATATAGTTCAAGAGaggtttcgtgtaaaaacctgtcttGCCTAATGCAGGATCGTAGACAAATGGCACCTCGGatttctctccagagaggttgTCACCTCTCTCCTCACCTCATAtagtcggcctctgtggcgcagcggtagtacgcttgtctgtgacaccggaggtcccgggttcgaatcccggccagggcatgatgagaaaagaactttttctgattgccctgggtcttggatgtttatctatataagtatttattataaaatatagtatcgttgaattagtatctcgtaacacaagtttccaacttacttcgaggctaactcaatcagtagaatagaatagaatagaatagatttattttcaaaattggatacaaggtatcacttattgacgtcacataacttaaatctaattataactactatcgcttccaaagcgcatgtgtagaagaagcggcggaacagtgtaatttgtcccatatatatttatttatatatttatatttatataagagcTAATGATAGGAGGATAATGATTTTAACCCTACAGGTTTCCACACAGTTCTTCCGTCACCGTGGGAGCATTTTCaacttgatacatacatacatatagtcacgtctatatcccttactgggtagacagagccaacagtcccgaaaagactgaatggccacgttcggctgctcggcttaatgatggaattgagattcaaatagtgacaggttgctagcccatcgcctaaaaaaaggatcgcaattttataagcttatcccttagtcgccttgtacgacatccatgggaaagagatgggtcttattcttttttgtattggtgccgggaaccacacggcacttttattaatgtaattaaaatgttatttattgttacgACTCTCGTCTGACCTTAGCAAACTTTGCAGAGTTtggatttactttttaaatgtaaatgaacGTCTTTCTAGGTTGTTTGTGGTCAAACGTGGTCACAGCCATCCTCGGCGTCGTGGTGCTGATGATGTTTGGGATCTACTGGGCGTCGTCAGGGTTAAACACCCACCTGGCTTTCTCCTTCATAGCCCTGGACTTCTTCGAGCCGTTCTCAGCGCTTGGTTACTCTTACTGGtaagtttttacatacatacatacatataatcacgtctatagcccttgcgaggtagacagagccaacggtcttgcaaagactgataggccacgtttagctatttggctttaagatagaattgagattcaaatagtgacaagttgctagcccatcgcctaaaagaagaatcccaagtttataagcctaccccttagtcgccttttacgacatccatgggagagaaattgagtggtcgtattcttttttctgttgatgccgggaacaacacggcacttactaatataatttaaaaggaATTAGATTGCCGTATGGTTTTCGgcgctttagaatagaaccacttcatagCTTTACtgcatggttgtcgtaaaagtcgactacaggcttataaacttgggatttattttgtaggcgatggactagcaatctgtcactatttgaatctcaattccaccatgaagctatatacagctgaacgtagcctttcagtcttttcgacacTGTTCTGTCTGGTCCTGTCTACTCGgaaagggatgtagacgtgattatatgtatgtattagtccAATTTCTAGCCCAACCCGCGCGAGAGTTTGAAGCGCTTGATTGAGACGGAGGATGTAAACATTTTACtctaatccgtgaaatcttcgcttgcgcgatttagactttccGCTGTTTTTGAATGATAGAGTAgcatgattttgtttttgtgacttggTGCGTAAAGATGCCGCCACAAAACTAATGTGCACAACTTTGATAATAGTCATTCTTACATGGCCGGGGTGGGATTTgcacctgtgcctttttgcgtcgcacgcattttaaccaggcaccttaccaattcgaccaccgacatTCGACTGAtattagttataataataataaataaatatataggtacgggacaaattacacagattgggttagcctcgaagtgagttcgagacatgtgttacgagatactaactcaacgatactatatttaataataaatacttacatatatagataaacatcccaaacccaggccaatcggaaaaagttcgtttctcaccatgccttggccgggattcgaacccgggacctccggtgtcacagacaagcgtactaccgctgcgccacagaggccgtcaaatgaaaactaatgtacataacttctaaAATCGTCATTAGTACATGGCCGGGTTAGCATTCTAACTTGGGCCTTTTTGCACCACACGCattttgactttttttgttatcgaaggggaaatcctttttacggacaaccccccgggtcttcacccgggagagtgtgggactcctggcacctAATGTaccagcctacccactaaaaccctTCCGTGCACTGtcttgccattttgagggcatcatgggatcgcagGCATTTCACCACGATGGACATTAGTAACCTAAGTATATATGTTTCAGGTTACTCATCGCCGCAGTATGTTCTTCTATAGCCAGCACAGGTCTCATTAGATTAAGGTCGTATTTATTAGAGAGGGACCCCCCACCCCCCACCCTGAAGATGGACAATCATTCTGATGGCACAATATTCTTGTActaatttaagttaattaagATGAAATACCAAGGACTTTCGTATACAATTTCCACGTACAAAACGATTAGTCTCTTTttctacaaacatacatataggtaatcacgtctatatcccttgcagggtagacagagccaacaatcttgaaaagactgaaaggccacattcagctgtttggcttaatgataaaattgagattcaaatagtgacaggttgctagtccatcgcctaaaagaagaatcccaagtttgttagcctatcccttagtcgccttttacaacatccatgggaaagagatggaaggAACCACGCGGTTATTTTACCAGTTGGAGTTATATTATAAGATAGTTacaactctttattgcactataagagtaaaacatacaaaacagcacaaaacagacagagatggtacaaaggcggacttgtCGCTAATGCagtctcttccagtcaaccttcgggtggaaggaaaccaaacatgGACGTTGGAATATTCACAACTTACAACCGTCCATACTGACTAATATTTCTTCTTATTATTTCTAATCTGAATAGCTGTCTTGCAAATTGAATTTCAGAGTAATTTCCCTTGATGTTTCTtcttaataagtaggtattaatgtctttattaataaatgttattttaattatttcttttctcttttaaCCTTGTCCTGAAAAGCACGAATCTATACAAAATTTACCTTTTCATACGAGTAACTTTaatatgtaacaataaattaatcttaatGTTCCGTTGGTATctctaaataaatgaataaatataactttgatCGGTATTTtagcttaaaaaataaaattgtatttgaaaaaaaaaaaaaattaaaaatgcccTACATTTTGAGAGTCCGAATCGCAGTTATTCGGTGAAATCGGATGGAACATTTTGCTTCTTTATTCGAGTCGCAAATCGATACTGACTGTCCGATTTGTAGTCTTTTTTCATTCGCTTTGAACTCGCATGAGAATCCTATCGGGAATATATTTCcgtatttactttttacagtACTGGATGGCCAGTAGTTGAGCGTGTaatgaaaaaatctctttcaTTACCGTTCCTGTGGGTATTCCGGGAATCTATCCCATACTGTGGTCTTAAACTTTCAAAGGAGTacgtttttactttttaaagtaggtattaaatttttctacaTTCTCtaagctatatatatatatagtactatgctatactataaatatatatatacatatgtgtatatgtcagtttaatgtattatatagtatagtatagcATAGTATATACTATAGGATATATACTAGATATAGTATTTGGACGTAAACTAATACAATAAATCAAAAGTAAAATACAATTGATCTCTCGGTTAGAATCCTACAAAAGATTATAAACTTGCCAGGAAATTTATGAACTCGAGGTTCTTGTTATTTTGCGGTGACATATATAATGATATTATGTCAAACTCTAGCGTCTTACATTATGGTGTTTCGGCTGTACGttatctgtcagtcagtcaatcagtaaCGCAAGACGTTTTATCATAGACGAACCTAATTGATTAGTGAGAATTCATGCTTTAAACatgcaaaagtaaatttttatgagtatatttgttactttttacgcacacttttcataaaaaaagaatgaagaTAAATGCTTATATTTTGAGGATTAAAATACATCTATAGATGCACTATTGAATGCTTAAAAGCTGAAAATGGGCGAGGCAATTTCAATCCTTTAGAATCACAATGTTATTTCTGTGcgcaaatattaattcaatgttgaaatttaacagaaaataatattcgTAGCATCGTTAGGGATTAATTTTGCCTGTTAATGGGAACCTATCAAATTGCTGAAACTAATCTCTGTTGATCGCGCCgtttatcattttaataataatctcTTCAGATTTTCGCGAAGCGGCGCTGAAAATAAGAATTAGGCACATTTTCAGTCgaatattttgctttttttcagtattatgtatttttattgaatgtttattatatttagatctagttacaggaatagaaaagggtatgttcagatggtttggtcatgtggagaggatgaatgaaagcaggttgactaagcagatatacaaggagagtgtggagggaaaggtcggagtgggaagacgaacatatcttgatcaaatttaggacgtcctggtaaagggtcaggtcaaaagtacccgaaaccgccgagcttgcatgaagagagttatgaatgtggatgaggcgaaggaagtgtgcagagatcgtggcaagtggaaagaggtagtctctgcctacacctctgggaaagaggcgtgattttatgtatgtatgtatgataataaattaaaaggaaCGTTACAACATAACAAAgcacttaaatattttgtctgccTAATGCTTACATcgtattttctattattatattaaattcgtacttattttgtacaagtatacatacatacatacatatatataatcacgtctatattgcGGGGAggatagagccaacaattcagctgtttagcaaaattatagaattgtgattcaaatagtgacaggttgctagtacatcgcttaaaagaagaatcccaagttaataagcctatcctttagtcgccttttacgacatccatggcaacgaggtggattggtcctattcatttttttattggtgccaggttATAGTAATTGATCATCATCATCGTGTAATAATGtgccattaagccaaatagctgaacgtggctattcagtctttttaagagtgttcgctctgtgtaccccgcaagggatatagacgtgaccatatgtaggtatgtatgttcaaactGTAATCAAACTATTACCAAGCTTTTCATACTCGTACGACTTCAGTTATCAAAATTCTGCCCACACTAACTTCGCGAGCTAGCGAATAGCTAACTATATTCCGCGCCtcaaaatctaattaaaactatGCAAATTCAACATAACGCCGCAATCAGTGTTTTAATTTGGCCGGAGTCATTATTTTCCCGTCGGGAACACCCTCGCATTGGGTTCCGATGATTGATGGGGAACCCAAATTGCCGGACCAACTCGTGAATTTCGGTACCCACACTGTTTGGTGAGAGTTGGCACAAGTCATAGAACGATGACTTGGCTGCAAGATTAACGTATTTATAAGTTTGTTGTATAAATAAGTTAGTATATCTATTGATCttttttttgccgtgtggttcccggcacaaaaaggaaaaggaccagtccatctctttcctacggaGGTCGTATAAGGCAAATAAAGCATAGGCTAACGTGAaatccttcttttaggcgataggctagcaacctgtcactatttgaatctcattctatcattaagccaaacagttgaacgtggcctgtcagtcttttcgagacgtttgtctctgtctactccacaagggatatagacgtgatgatatgtatgtatgtatccagttataaatttggaataaagCAGTCTTACACTTTGTcttgtacaatttatttatctattacgTGAAATATATActgtaactagctgtgcccgcgccttcgtacgcgtggaatagttattttgggcatcattgaagccttcaatCAGGCAtgatttccccgtttttttttcacattttccattatttattcgctccttatagttgcagtgtaatgataaatagcctaaagccttcctcgataaatggtctataaaacacaaaaagaaatttttcaattcgaaccagtagttccagtagattagcgcgttcaaacaaacaaacaaactcttcagctttataatattagtatagattacgtGAGATATATATCGTAATTACGTGATAAATACGTCTTTATATGGACGTCCGCTCGTTGCTCGGTCGCCCAGGTACTGCCATATAAATGCTTGCAATAACCTAACCGCTGATTGCTTATAACTCGCGCCATCATCCGCGGCAGTCATGACATCCACGCCACCTCCAATTTGCATGTAATCATTCCGATGGTTAGCGGATATTGTGCCTTCTATTGTACATTATTTGACATTGATTGCCTGACCTTTGACCTTAGTAGTTTTCTGGGTCCACGAGCTTGGAGCATCactaatttgaatctcaattcaagaggaatctcaagtttataagattatccattagtcgccttttacgaaatccatagCAATGATATGGATGGGTCCTattgccgtgtgtttcccggcactattttaaataatataatgtagatatttttcctttactCAATGTCCGTAAAGTTAAGAACTCCTAATTTTATTGTGGTAGTACTTTTTGTGATAAAGGTTGACGAATCGTGTTAtgatatagataataaatagtcGAATAAATGATGAATCcacacaatatttatattactccCTTTAGTCattgtttagaaaaatatgtatcttTTTAAACTTCAGTGCCTACTTTATCCTTATTGCGTTACAGAAACATTGTGatatgttgtgatgtgaaagaagatatagcaacaagaataaaaaaaggatatgctaagatggttcggtcatgtggagaggatgaatgaaagcaggttgactaagcagatatacaaggagagtgtggaggaaaaggtcggggtgggaagacctagacgaacgtaccttgttcaaattaaggacgtcccggcaaaaggtcaggtcaagattacccgaaaccgccgagcttgcatgaagggagttatgaatgtggatgaagcgaaggaagtatgcggagatcgtggcaagtgaaaatatgtaattctgcctaccccaccgggaaataagcgtgattttatgtatgtatgtgcgttACTCAAAATTGAATTAAGAAGACATGACAGATTTGAAACCGCATACCATCTGTTTAAAACAAATCATTCTACAGAATACCACTGACCcttatagttttaaattaattactgacTATCTTCTTGGACAAGGGTAAGGCATTGATTTGACTGTGGTTTCGATTCATTAATTGTGTTGTAAATTAGTTTTCAAGCGCAAATTACATTACATCGTTTAATaggtacaatttttatataggcACTAtttgtagtgccgtgtggttcccggcgccaataggaaaaagaataggaccactccatcttttcccatgaatgtcgtaaaaagctactaaaggataggcttatgtacttaggattcctattttaggcgatgggctagcaacctgtcactatttgaatcacaattctatcataaagcccaacagctgagcgtggcttttcagtcttttgatgaccgatggctctgtctaccgcgcggTTATTTGTTATGTTTAGGCACTATTTGAGCTAGCGTGCACAAACTTAGGGCTtatcttgcttaccaccaaGCTGATTGAGGTCAAAAGCACtcaaatccatacatataataaaactgtaactgaactttgtctgtacattgaagatatttaagaaaaaaaattataaggggtctttttagggtcaatagaagccaaaacaattttttttagaatttttgtctgtctgtctgtccgtctgtctgtctgtatgtttgtacgcgcatcacgcaaaatctaccgaacggatttgaacgaaattcggcacagatatagctattaacctggattagaatataggctactttttatcctgaaattctatcccaaggggatgaaatagggggtgcaagtttatatggaacttcgtcatttttgaatcgatataaaaagctataaataattaattatcatatttataatgatgattaaaaaaatagcattttattgatttaattcattatgctttgttttttgattaagttcccgtggtttagatatttatttttttccccacccgatacgagatggcgcctcaagagaatttaagaaataacacgattgtagccgctggcaaaattttcaatttattagaaattctttttttcattgatttagtttcgccagtacttaccgtttcaccacatctttgagaagatttttttttgtgtaggtagtttgacgcgccccgcatcggcgacaaTGCATCGCTCAAggttagcaggaataacacacaatgtagtaacgccagtacttaccgtttcaccattgatttagttcccgtggtttagatatttatttttgactacccgatacgagatggcgccacatgagaattaaaagtattattatagtttacaaaaaaaagggcaattcgagctatctacggcttaaaacaaatagattcacttagagattttttcaaaacccttaatattttaacattgccctcacaatacattttcgcttcataacaatattatccatacatatccatacatataataaaactgtaactgaactttgtctgtacattgaagatatttaaaaaaaaaaaattataaggggtctttttagggtcaatagaagccaaaacaattttttttagaatttttgtctgtctgtctgtccgtctgtctgtctgtatgtttgtacgcgcatcacgcaaaatctaccgaacgaatttgaacgaaattcggcacagatatagctattaacctggattagaatataggctactttttatcctgaaattctatcccaaggggatgaaataggggctgcaagtttgtatggaacttcgtcatttttgaatcgatataaaaagctataaataattaattatcatatttataatgatgattaaaaaaatagcattttattgatttaattcattatgctttgttttttgattaagttcccgtggtttagatatttatttttttccccacccgatacgagatggcgcctcaagagaatttaagaaataacacgattgtagccgctggcaaaattttcaatttattagaaattctttttttcattgatttagtttcgcctgtacttaccgtttcaccacatctttgagaagtttttttttatgtaggtagtttgacgcgccccgcatcggcgacaaTGCATcgctcaagattagcaggaataacacacaatgtagtaacgccagtacttaccgtttcaccattgatttagttcccgtggtttagatatttattttttgactacccgatacgagatggcgccacatgagaattaaaagtattattatagtttacaaaaaaaagggcaattcgagctatctacggcttaaaacaaatagattcacttagagattttttcaaaacccttaatattttaacattgccctcacaatacattttcgcttcataacaatattatccatatccatacatataataaaactgtaactgaactttgtctgtacattgaaaatattttaaaaaaaaaattataaggggtctttttagggtcaatagaagccaaaacaatttttttttgaatttttgtctgtctgtctgtccgtctgtctgtctgtatgtttgtacgcgcatcacgcaaaatctaccgaacgaatttgaacgaaattcggcacagatatagctattaacctggattagaatataggctactttttatcctgaaattctatcccaaggggatgaaataggggctgcaagtttgtatggaacttcgtcatttttgaatcgatataaaaagctataaataattaattatcatatttataatgatgattaaaaaaatagcattttattgatttaattcattatgctttgttttttgattaagttcccgtggtttagatatttatttttttccccacccgatacgagatggcgcctcaagagaatttaagaaataacacgattgtagccgctggcaaaattttcaatttattagaaattctttttttcattgatttagtttcgcctgtacttaccgtttcaccacatctttgagaagtttttttttatgtaggtagtttgacgcgccccgcatcggcgacaaTGCTTcgctcaagattagcaggaataacacacaatgtagtaacgccagtacttaccgtttcaccattgatttagttcccgtggtttagatatttattttttgactacccgatacgagatggcgccacatgagaattaaaagtattattatagtttacaaaaaaaggggcaattcgagctatctacggcttaaaacaaatagattcacttagagattttttcaaaacccttaatattttaacattgccctcacaatacattttcgcttcataacaatattatagaagctaaaattcttactggttgtgcagctggtgaaattgtttttataccgcgcattcccctcattcccaacaactttccatttcaatttaagcgtgttcagtttccagtggctatatgtttcgcgatgacaattaacaaattgcaaggtcaaacgcttggagcagccggagtcgacctcaggacgaattgcttctcacacggacagctctacgtcgctttccgcgggtcaccagctgtgacagtttttttgtgatgtctccaatgggcaagacagctaatgttgtatacaaagagatactttaactttccattattataatttcctttttttgtctttagaatttatttgttttttaacagctgcgcccccgtgactttgcttttgtaagaaaaataaactatgttctattccaggcattattcttcccgtgtacgtaagtttcatcaaaatccatccagtagaattttcgtgattgaatagcatcctcaaacacgcactcacgtaggtacatcaatttttttgcataatctatactaatattataaagctgaagaatttgtttgtttgtttgaacgcgcttatctcaggaattactggttcgaatttaaaaattctttttgtgtttaatagaccatttatcgaggaaggcttaaggctatttattatcacgctgcaactattaagagcgaagaaataatgaaaaatgtgaaaaaaacggggaaaattattcctccttgagggcttcaatgatgcacaaaataactattccacgcggacgaagtcgcgggcacagctagtatattaataaaataataaaaatacataagttttcctcttcttcctcctgcctttagtcccggttacatcttcaccactctggaaGGGAGCCTGgagcccttgaccatggacaCTGGATTGATTGAGTCAGGGTTCTATTTTACCTTCTTATAATACATCTTTGCAGTAGAACTTAAGCTAGTCCAACATTCAGAtggctgaatgtgcagatttcctctacattacacatacatttaaaaactGTGTTATTTTTGTCTACATAATGCTATTAAcgtttagcaaaaaaaaaaatacattaatcaaaactaaaaaaaatctctctcccgtttgaaaattgtttaatcAGCCTTGTTAgtatgtgaaatatttttttatttgcttctaCTTCAAGTTTTTCTAGAAAGCCGctcaatttcaacaaaaatatattgtgaaaaacaaaaacactcCTCTATACGGAgtgaattttgtttatgtttctttttttttaataaaaattcattccGTATAGAGTTCAAAACCTTGGTTAGAACCACAAAAGCCAATTTGGTATTCAATTCAACAGCAAACAAATGTG
Proteins encoded in this region:
- the LOC106134604 gene encoding uncharacterized protein LOC106134604 isoform X1: MAVTRRGYIFSAFLLSVLCLLLTIVSISSDSWVGSSARVDGQNQDSTIRYGLFRGVFEDRVFATTVSSTLYMTCLVQSNACAVSCKTNRAAREEEVKALAEGFRPTPTCISVTTVDTTNPLETPPVISFVFYLFVVMLLCLQLLFAAISALLAIINATKNPTEPIFGLPGCLWSNVVTAILGVVVLMMFGIYWASSGLNTHLAFSFIALDFFEPFSALGYSYWLLIAAVCSSIASTGLIRLRSYLLERDPPPPTLKMDNHSDGTIFLY